A genomic region of bacterium contains the following coding sequences:
- a CDS encoding ABC transporter substrate-binding protein, whose protein sequence is MAVLVAMAASACGGSDGSEDTAATTPATTSAPETDSLTTSTSAAAATVTGETSSSPDATAPAGFTYKVAIFSNPTTDNPWAYFDTEPDVWNQYTLAGSLPSLYGTAYPTFAIVPGLAADAEPPQGAAEGDRWVIDVTMRPGAKWSDGTPITAHDVAFTFNAVKDLRMGGNWFAALPMARPDDPQTEEDDTRNGLISVEALDDHTVRYTWSARPGLAQWQFGAAQSPIFPESFWGPYVEAADEAGDLYAVSGVAAPSGGPMIYDRREPGTFVRTEANYDVFGRGDVLTSYSTGGATSEGTASWEVGDTSGEVLARWTEGPHAAAAIYSVYDTQDAAVLALRDGEVDFMLNPLGLQRGLQSTVIEAGDLEVIANSPNGFRYVAFNTRRFPGSEPSFRQAIACIIDKEFMARNVLQGVATPLNSLIPPGNTFWANPDVFAWCEGLSMEERVGMAVRMLKEAGWTWEVEPQWDAGNQDVIPQGQGLRGPDGTEVEPLELLAPGPGYDPLRATYSLFIADWATDLGVPLRAQPTGFSVIVDKVFGPVDWDMYMLGWSTTIFPDHLADFFATQADSATTGGFNIPGYSNPEYDQLAQDLKSSTDLEEAAAIARRMDGIIARDVPYIVLFDTPILEAYRNTLAYPSTTVLNGLQGFSGLPGSVSVAE, encoded by the coding sequence ATGGCAGTGCTGGTCGCTATGGCGGCCTCCGCGTGCGGGGGTTCGGATGGTTCTGAGGACACCGCCGCCACCACTCCTGCCACCACGAGCGCACCGGAGACGGATAGCCTGACCACCTCGACCTCGGCTGCTGCCGCCACGGTTACGGGGGAGACATCTTCGTCCCCGGACGCCACGGCCCCGGCCGGCTTCACCTACAAGGTCGCCATCTTCAGCAACCCGACCACCGACAATCCGTGGGCCTACTTCGACACCGAGCCGGATGTCTGGAACCAGTACACCCTTGCCGGTTCCCTCCCGTCCCTGTACGGGACCGCCTACCCGACCTTCGCCATCGTCCCCGGCCTGGCTGCGGACGCCGAGCCCCCTCAGGGCGCCGCTGAAGGCGACCGCTGGGTGATCGATGTCACCATGCGTCCGGGGGCCAAGTGGAGCGACGGCACACCGATCACAGCCCACGATGTCGCCTTCACCTTCAATGCCGTGAAAGACCTGCGGATGGGTGGCAACTGGTTTGCCGCCCTTCCCATGGCCCGCCCGGATGACCCCCAGACCGAGGAGGACGACACCCGAAACGGCCTGATATCGGTGGAAGCGCTGGACGACCATACGGTGCGCTATACCTGGAGCGCCCGGCCCGGGCTGGCGCAATGGCAGTTCGGAGCGGCCCAGTCGCCGATCTTCCCGGAGTCATTCTGGGGCCCGTACGTCGAGGCTGCCGACGAGGCCGGCGATCTCTACGCCGTATCGGGGGTCGCAGCACCCTCGGGCGGGCCGATGATCTACGACCGCCGGGAGCCGGGTACTTTCGTCCGGACCGAGGCCAACTACGACGTGTTCGGCCGGGGCGACGTCCTGACCAGCTACTCCACCGGAGGCGCCACCAGTGAAGGCACCGCCTCCTGGGAAGTGGGAGACACGTCAGGGGAGGTACTGGCGCGGTGGACCGAAGGTCCCCACGCCGCCGCCGCCATCTACTCGGTCTACGACACCCAGGATGCTGCGGTCCTCGCCCTGCGGGACGGCGAGGTGGATTTCATGCTCAACCCGCTCGGCCTCCAGCGCGGCCTGCAGTCCACCGTCATCGAGGCGGGCGACCTCGAAGTGATAGCCAATTCACCCAACGGATTCCGCTACGTGGCGTTCAACACCCGCCGCTTCCCCGGATCGGAGCCCTCCTTCCGGCAGGCCATCGCATGCATCATCGACAAGGAGTTCATGGCCCGCAACGTCCTCCAGGGTGTGGCGACCCCGCTCAACTCGCTGATCCCGCCGGGTAACACCTTCTGGGCCAACCCCGACGTGTTCGCCTGGTGCGAAGGATTGAGCATGGAGGAACGTGTCGGAATGGCCGTCCGGATGCTCAAGGAGGCGGGGTGGACCTGGGAGGTAGAACCTCAGTGGGATGCGGGTAATCAGGACGTTATACCTCAAGGTCAAGGACTGCGCGGTCCCGACGGCACGGAGGTGGAGCCCCTGGAGCTGCTGGCGCCGGGTCCGGGATACGATCCGTTGCGAGCTACCTACAGCTTGTTCATCGCCGATTGGGCAACCGACCTGGGCGTGCCCTTGCGGGCACAGCCGACCGGGTTCTCGGTCATCGTGGACAAGGTATTCGGCCCGGTCGATTGGGACATGTACATGCTCGGGTGGTCCACCACCATCTTTCCTGACCACCTGGCCGACTTCTTCGCGACGCAGGCTGATTCGGCCACGACCGGAGGGTTCAATATTCCCGGCTATTCGAATCCCGAATACGACCAGTTGGCACAAGATCTGAAGTCGTCTACCGACCTGGAGGAAGCCGCTGCCATCGCCAGGAGAATGGACGGCATCATCGCTCGCGACGTGCCCTACATAGTCCTCTTCGACACCCCCATCCTGGAGGCCTATCGCAACACGCTTGCCTATCCTTCCACGACCGTGCTGAACGGCTTGCAAGGGTTCTCGGGGCTCCCCGGATCGGTGAGCGTGGCCGAGTAG
- a CDS encoding ABC transporter substrate-binding protein, whose translation MRTYLRCLAVAAVLALLATACGADDDTDEAAAAQAQAQAEAAAAAQAQADAAQAEAAAAEAALSQAQADLEAAQAAAAEAMEGDDAAQAELAAALADAEAALEEAEMAAEEAMEAAEAAAAEQAAATTTTEPEAMTEAGPFTYKLAIFSDPTTDNPWAYLDTEADVWNQYVLSPAIPTLYGSTFPSYTVVPNLAADVEPPLGAASGDNWVIDVNMRQGLVWSDGSPITANDVAFTFNAVKDLQMGGNWFSLLPLARDDDPATEENEGAEGLISVEAIDDYTVRYTWSSQPGLAQWQFGAAQAAVFSEAHWGPHVAGSGDAGELYAVSGEGAPSGGSMVFDRREPGAFARSVANANANDQGAQTISYSSGGVTFSGDVSWQVGDTTGEVIADSIGGPHAGDAIYSVYDTQDAAVLALRDGEVDFMLNPLGLQRGLQSTVLEAGDLDVIANASNGFRYLAFNTRSFPGSDVAFRQAMACMIDKEFMATNVLQGVAIPLNSMVPPGNAFWANPDLDAWCAGQSQEERVNSAVQILKDAGWTWDVEPQWNPDNRDVIPKGEGLRGPDGTLVGNLELLAPGPGYDPLRATYSLFIADWANDLGIPLTAEPTGFSVIVDRVFGPVDWDMYILGWGLTIFPDHLAAFFDSRADSATTGGFNIPGYANPEFDAMADRLKAETDINEAAAIVRQMDAVLAQDVPYVVLFTTPVLEAFRNTLEFPSTTTLDGLQNFQGLPGAVNLAQ comes from the coding sequence ATGCGTACATACCTACGATGTCTGGCGGTCGCGGCCGTTCTGGCCCTGCTCGCCACGGCCTGCGGGGCAGACGACGACACGGACGAAGCAGCCGCCGCGCAGGCACAGGCTCAGGCGGAGGCAGCAGCTGCGGCACAGGCACAGGCAGACGCGGCACAGGCGGAGGCAGCCGCAGCCGAGGCTGCGCTATCCCAGGCACAGGCCGATCTCGAAGCCGCCCAGGCGGCCGCGGCCGAGGCCATGGAGGGCGACGATGCCGCCCAGGCCGAGCTCGCCGCAGCGCTCGCCGACGCGGAGGCAGCTCTGGAAGAAGCCGAGATGGCAGCCGAGGAGGCCATGGAGGCGGCCGAGGCAGCCGCGGCGGAGCAAGCCGCAGCCACGACCACGACGGAACCGGAGGCAATGACGGAAGCCGGACCGTTCACCTACAAGCTTGCCATCTTCAGCGACCCGACCACTGACAATCCGTGGGCCTACCTCGACACGGAGGCAGACGTCTGGAACCAGTACGTGCTGTCGCCCGCCATTCCGACCCTGTACGGATCGACGTTCCCGAGTTACACCGTGGTACCGAACCTCGCGGCCGACGTCGAACCCCCGCTGGGGGCGGCGTCAGGGGACAACTGGGTGATCGACGTGAACATGAGGCAGGGACTGGTCTGGAGTGACGGCTCACCGATCACCGCCAACGACGTGGCCTTCACCTTCAACGCCGTCAAGGACCTCCAGATGGGCGGCAACTGGTTCTCCCTGCTCCCGCTGGCCCGCGACGACGACCCGGCCACCGAGGAGAATGAGGGGGCCGAGGGCCTGATCTCGGTAGAGGCGATTGACGACTACACCGTGCGGTACACCTGGAGCTCCCAGCCCGGTCTGGCCCAGTGGCAGTTCGGGGCGGCCCAGGCCGCGGTCTTCTCCGAGGCCCACTGGGGACCGCACGTCGCCGGATCCGGCGACGCCGGCGAGCTCTACGCCGTGTCGGGGGAGGGTGCGCCATCGGGCGGGAGCATGGTCTTCGACCGGCGCGAGCCCGGCGCCTTCGCCCGCAGCGTGGCCAACGCGAACGCAAACGATCAGGGAGCGCAGACCATCAGCTACTCGTCCGGTGGCGTCACCTTCTCGGGTGATGTGAGTTGGCAGGTGGGCGACACGACCGGAGAGGTCATCGCCGACTCGATCGGCGGACCGCACGCGGGCGATGCTATCTACTCGGTGTACGACACCCAGGATGCGGCGGTTCTCGCCCTGCGCGACGGCGAGGTGGACTTCATGCTCAACCCGTTGGGCCTCCAGCGCGGTCTCCAGTCCACGGTCCTCGAAGCAGGCGACCTCGACGTGATCGCCAACGCTTCCAACGGCTTCCGCTACCTGGCCTTCAACACCAGGAGCTTCCCCGGTTCGGACGTGGCTTTCCGCCAGGCAATGGCGTGCATGATCGACAAGGAGTTCATGGCGACCAATGTCCTGCAGGGTGTGGCCATCCCGCTCAACTCCATGGTGCCTCCCGGCAACGCCTTCTGGGCCAATCCGGATCTGGATGCCTGGTGCGCGGGCCAGAGCCAGGAGGAGCGGGTCAATTCGGCCGTCCAGATCCTGAAGGACGCCGGGTGGACCTGGGACGTCGAGCCCCAGTGGAACCCCGACAACCGGGACGTGATCCCGAAGGGTGAAGGCCTCCGGGGACCGGACGGCACGCTGGTCGGCAATCTCGAGTTGCTGGCCCCCGGGCCCGGATACGACCCGCTGCGGGCCACCTACAGCCTGTTCATCGCCGACTGGGCCAACGACCTCGGAATACCGCTGACGGCGGAGCCCACCGGCTTCTCGGTGATCGTGGACAGGGTGTTCGGGCCGGTGGACTGGGACATGTACATCCTCGGATGGGGTCTCACCATCTTCCCGGACCACTTGGCCGCCTTCTTCGACTCGCGCGCCGACTCGGCCACAACCGGCGGGTTCAACATCCCCGGCTACGCCAACCCGGAGTTCGACGCGATGGCGGATCGGTTGAAGGCGGAGACCGACATCAACGAGGCCGCCGCCATCGTGCGCCAGATGGACGCGGTGCTCGCCCAGGACGTCCCGTACGTGGTCCTGTTCACCACCCCCGTGCTGGAGGCATTCCGGAACACCCTGGAGTTCCCCAGCACCACCACTCTCGACGGCTTGCAGAACTTCCAAGGGCTGCCAGGAGCGGTGAACCTGGCCCAGTAG
- a CDS encoding ABC transporter permease, producing MTDLLEARPATDVARKGSLWRIRANLVWAGVTNNWNLFRTNRVGIVGLAIILFFALMALIHPVLMSGMRWYSGAALFLLIWPVVAWLIWPLLGRLRHERRVTLPLTVGITAALLVVIGVAFSGVWDAGTYHPVVGNEANPPVLYRTVVNEVTDPATEMSTREALLYSNPDGSPLVLGDVAEIREQPTGPYGRHWLGTDPLGRDILSQLMKGAQGAFLLGMVAALVTVLFATSVGAVAAYMGGWIDSFFMRLADLLLMLPALAIFIVMSSVFSFELWHLAILIGVLGGFGGVAIVLKSQALAVKVKPFIEAARVAGGSTFRVIAVHVIPNVMPLSFLYMMFTVTAAIQTEAVLSFLGLLNIDMSWGLMIELARNQGYFLTGMRFWWLVFPAGLCVSLLAAAFFLVGRAMDEVINPRLRKR from the coding sequence ATGACGGATCTGCTGGAAGCGCGGCCGGCGACCGACGTGGCCAGGAAGGGTTCGCTGTGGAGGATCCGGGCCAACCTGGTGTGGGCCGGCGTGACCAACAACTGGAACCTGTTCCGGACCAACCGGGTCGGCATCGTGGGGTTGGCCATCATCCTGTTCTTCGCGCTGATGGCCCTCATCCATCCCGTCCTGATGTCAGGCATGCGCTGGTACTCCGGCGCCGCGCTGTTCCTGCTGATCTGGCCGGTCGTGGCCTGGTTGATCTGGCCGCTGCTGGGGCGCCTTCGCCACGAGCGGAGGGTCACCCTCCCTCTGACGGTGGGGATCACAGCCGCCCTGCTGGTCGTGATAGGGGTGGCGTTCAGTGGGGTGTGGGACGCCGGCACCTACCACCCCGTGGTGGGGAACGAGGCGAACCCGCCGGTCCTCTACAGGACGGTCGTCAACGAGGTCACGGATCCGGCCACCGAGATGTCTACACGCGAGGCGCTCCTCTACTCCAACCCCGACGGATCTCCGCTGGTCCTCGGAGACGTCGCCGAGATCCGGGAGCAACCCACGGGTCCCTACGGCCGGCACTGGCTCGGTACCGACCCGCTGGGCCGTGACATCCTGTCCCAACTCATGAAGGGCGCCCAGGGAGCGTTCCTGCTGGGAATGGTGGCGGCCCTGGTCACCGTCCTATTCGCCACCTCGGTCGGTGCGGTGGCCGCCTACATGGGGGGCTGGATCGACTCCTTCTTCATGCGCTTGGCCGACCTGTTACTGATGCTTCCCGCCCTGGCCATCTTCATCGTGATGAGTTCGGTGTTCAGCTTCGAGCTATGGCACCTGGCCATACTGATCGGCGTGCTCGGCGGATTCGGCGGGGTGGCCATCGTGCTCAAGTCGCAGGCCCTGGCGGTGAAGGTCAAGCCCTTCATCGAGGCCGCCCGGGTGGCGGGTGGTTCCACGTTCCGGGTGATTGCCGTCCACGTGATACCCAACGTGATGCCGCTCAGCTTCCTATACATGATGTTCACCGTCACCGCCGCCATCCAGACCGAGGCGGTCCTCTCCTTCCTCGGCCTTCTGAACATCGACATGAGTTGGGGGCTGATGATCGAGCTGGCCAGGAACCAGGGATATTTCCTCACCGGCATGCGCTTCTGGTGGCTGGTGTTCCCCGCCGGGCTCTGCGTGTCCCTTCTCGCCGCCGCGTTCTTCCTGGTCGGCCGGGCCATGGACGAGGTGATCAATCCGAGGCTGCGGAAGCGATGA
- a CDS encoding ABC transporter permease: protein MIRYIARRSVQMFVLFIIFLTLTFLLLTALPGDTVKQRFATNPNIPPEAAQLAIERLGLDKPLWEQYTSYMWNFFRGDFGFSFLQYPRPVSDIILERLPRTLVLFLTVLVSYYILGFVAGKFIAWRRGRRGEHAITIGSVFLYTVFYPWFALMLIWFFAFYADVVPINKFLDPEEWVDAPFSSNHVFMVIFGVMLVGGIVALTLWILSRRVRDPALRKRTVWVGYGALAVVMLWFWYLSDFGSARRLYAGDILHHMILPVITITLISFAGIMLLTRSSMLETMREDFILTARAKGLAEKTVRDRHAARTALLPVTTSLVIAVATVIDGGIITETVYSWPGMGELLFTSVVGQDTNLAIAAFSFVGVMAMVGHLVVDILYMFLDPRIRVTGE from the coding sequence ATGATTCGCTACATAGCGCGGCGTTCTGTGCAAATGTTCGTGCTGTTCATCATCTTCCTGACGCTGACCTTCCTGCTCCTCACCGCCCTGCCCGGCGATACCGTCAAGCAGCGGTTCGCCACCAATCCCAACATTCCTCCGGAGGCCGCGCAGCTGGCCATCGAGCGTCTCGGTCTCGACAAGCCGCTGTGGGAGCAATACACCAGCTACATGTGGAACTTCTTCCGCGGAGACTTCGGGTTCTCCTTCCTCCAGTACCCGAGGCCGGTGTCCGACATCATCCTGGAGCGCTTGCCGAGGACATTGGTGCTTTTCCTGACGGTGCTGGTGAGTTACTACATCCTCGGGTTCGTGGCCGGCAAGTTCATAGCCTGGAGGCGGGGCCGGAGGGGCGAGCATGCCATAACCATCGGCAGCGTGTTCCTCTACACGGTGTTCTACCCCTGGTTCGCGCTGATGCTGATCTGGTTCTTCGCCTTCTACGCCGACGTGGTGCCGATAAACAAGTTCCTCGACCCGGAGGAGTGGGTAGACGCCCCCTTCAGCTCCAACCACGTGTTCATGGTGATCTTCGGCGTGATGCTGGTGGGCGGGATCGTGGCGCTCACCCTCTGGATCCTGTCCCGCCGCGTCAGGGATCCGGCACTGCGAAAGAGGACGGTGTGGGTGGGTTACGGCGCGCTGGCCGTTGTGATGCTCTGGTTCTGGTACCTGAGCGACTTCGGGTCGGCCCGCCGCCTCTACGCCGGGGACATCCTGCACCACATGATCCTCCCGGTCATCACGATCACGCTGATCAGCTTCGCCGGGATCATGCTCCTGACCCGGAGTTCCATGCTGGAGACCATGCGCGAGGACTTCATACTGACCGCCCGGGCCAAGGGCCTGGCGGAGAAGACGGTACGCGACCGCCATGCCGCCCGCACCGCCCTGCTCCCGGTCACCACCAGCCTGGTGATCGCGGTGGCGACCGTCATCGACGGGGGCATCATCACCGAGACCGTCTACTCGTGGCCCGGCATGGGAGAGCTCCTGTTCACGTCGGTGGTCGGGCAGGACACGAACCTGGCCATCGCCGCCTTCTCGTTCGTGGGCGTCATGGCCATGGTCGGGCACCTGGTGGTGGACATCCTCTACATGTTCCTCGACCCCCGCATCAGGGTGACGGGGGAGTGA
- a CDS encoding ATP-binding cassette domain-containing protein, with protein MSWVSETRPRRLNLLAIALGIAVIALANWWLGGWITPAEGEYRPGYLVILVALLLPGFLGALVSGLVAGHRRPTHGLMAALGMFAAEVIWGAAAGDLAIGTVVVRALGFACGAALGGYAANRVGSRLRSGRSQAGDEDASASDRAPLLEVDDLSMHYRTSEGWVSAVDGVSFALHTGEALGLVGESGCGKTSVAMSLLRLLPENAEFRGGSVRLNGVDLLDVTEDEMRTRRWSDIAMVFQGAMNAWNPVYTVYEQIREAMDTHFGSELAEEQIRDRVGELFDLVGLNRAMVDRYPHEFSGGMRQRAVIAMALSCDPQVIIADEPTTALDVIVQDQILEELKQVQTALGMSIIYISHDIAVIAEVTEVMGVMYAGRLVELGPTAEVFSRPRHPYTYLLLRSTPSVTGPRRVLAPLEGEPPNLVDPPTGCRFHPRCPYADQRCREENPALEVIDQQSGHEVACWNWTSVPVRTRKGVEA; from the coding sequence ATGAGCTGGGTCTCCGAGACCCGTCCGCGCCGGCTGAACCTGCTGGCGATCGCCCTCGGCATCGCGGTGATCGCGCTGGCCAACTGGTGGCTGGGAGGGTGGATCACCCCCGCGGAGGGCGAATACCGGCCCGGGTACCTGGTGATCCTGGTGGCCTTGCTGCTGCCCGGATTCCTCGGCGCCCTCGTATCCGGTCTGGTCGCCGGTCATCGGCGCCCCACCCACGGGCTGATGGCGGCGTTGGGAATGTTCGCCGCAGAGGTGATCTGGGGAGCGGCCGCAGGCGACCTCGCGATCGGGACGGTCGTGGTGCGTGCGCTGGGTTTCGCATGCGGCGCCGCACTGGGCGGGTACGCGGCGAACCGAGTGGGCTCTCGCCTGCGTTCGGGCCGCTCCCAGGCCGGGGATGAGGATGCGAGCGCCTCGGACCGGGCGCCCCTCCTGGAGGTCGACGATCTCAGCATGCACTACAGGACCAGCGAAGGGTGGGTATCAGCGGTCGACGGGGTCAGCTTTGCCTTGCACACGGGCGAGGCCCTCGGACTGGTCGGGGAGTCCGGGTGCGGCAAGACGTCGGTAGCGATGTCCCTCCTGAGACTCCTGCCGGAGAACGCCGAGTTCCGGGGCGGATCGGTACGCCTCAACGGGGTCGACCTCCTCGACGTGACAGAGGATGAGATGAGAACCCGCCGCTGGTCCGACATCGCCATGGTCTTCCAGGGGGCCATGAATGCTTGGAACCCCGTGTACACCGTCTACGAGCAGATCCGGGAGGCGATGGACACCCACTTCGGGAGCGAACTGGCCGAGGAACAGATCCGGGACCGGGTCGGCGAGTTGTTCGACCTGGTCGGCCTGAACCGGGCGATGGTGGATCGCTACCCGCACGAGTTCTCGGGGGGCATGCGGCAGCGGGCGGTCATCGCGATGGCCCTCTCGTGCGATCCCCAGGTGATCATCGCGGACGAACCCACCACCGCCCTCGACGTCATCGTGCAGGACCAGATCCTCGAGGAATTGAAGCAGGTCCAGACCGCACTGGGTATGAGCATCATCTACATCTCCCACGACATCGCCGTCATCGCCGAGGTGACCGAGGTGATGGGTGTGATGTACGCGGGCCGCCTCGTGGAGTTGGGACCGACCGCGGAGGTGTTCTCCCGGCCTCGCCATCCCTACACCTACCTGCTGCTGCGGTCCACCCCGTCAGTGACCGGGCCCCGCCGCGTCCTGGCGCCGCTCGAGGGCGAGCCGCCCAACCTGGTCGATCCGCCCACCGGATGCCGGTTCCATCCCCGGTGTCCTTACGCCGACCAGCGCTGCCGGGAGGAGAACCCGGCCCTCGAGGTCATCGACCAGCAGTCCGGCCATGAAGTTGCCTGCTGGAACTGGACGAGCGTCCCCGTCCGGACACGTAAGGGGGTGGAGGCATGA
- the der gene encoding ribosome biogenesis GTPase Der, which yields MGKSTLANRIVGRRAAVVQEKPGVTRDRREFPADWDGRSFTVVDTGGWQQGKDADLIEDICIQAEMAIASADLILFVVDAQGGITSDDAAIARLLRPEAGRVVMVANKADNDALARESGAFNRLGLGEPMPASAIHGHGVADLLDVLVRRLPDRPDGDIIEDPVPDVAVIGRPNVGKSTLLNRLVGDERVLVSPVPGTTRDPIDVIIELDGTGYRIIDTAGMRRKPKMSEDVEFFSVLRAQEVLRRAHAALLMVDAADGITHQDQRIARLAADSGAALVILANKWDAADLEQREQTTYELGARLGFAGWAPVLRISALTGARLHRLGPALETVLENRSRRIPTGVLNRLITELTAEHPPPVRRGRRPRILFAAQSRSVPPTIALFVKGKLDRPYLRFLERRLRQAYDFTGTPVRMVVRRGGGRAGGR from the coding sequence GTGGGAAAGTCGACCCTGGCCAACCGCATCGTGGGCCGCCGAGCCGCGGTGGTGCAGGAGAAGCCGGGCGTCACGCGGGACCGGCGCGAGTTCCCGGCGGATTGGGACGGCCGCAGCTTCACGGTGGTCGACACCGGTGGGTGGCAGCAGGGCAAGGATGCCGACCTGATCGAGGACATCTGCATCCAGGCCGAGATGGCCATTGCCTCCGCCGACCTGATCCTCTTCGTCGTCGACGCCCAGGGTGGGATCACCTCTGATGACGCGGCGATCGCCCGGCTCCTGCGGCCCGAAGCCGGTCGCGTGGTGATGGTGGCCAACAAGGCCGACAACGACGCCCTGGCGAGGGAGTCGGGGGCCTTCAACCGGCTCGGCCTGGGCGAACCCATGCCGGCATCGGCCATCCACGGCCATGGAGTGGCCGACCTGCTGGACGTCCTGGTCCGGCGACTACCGGACCGTCCGGACGGGGACATCATCGAGGACCCGGTGCCCGACGTGGCGGTGATCGGACGCCCCAACGTGGGGAAGTCCACCCTCCTGAACCGGCTGGTCGGGGATGAGCGCGTGCTGGTCTCGCCCGTACCCGGCACCACGCGGGACCCGATCGACGTGATTATCGAACTGGACGGCACCGGTTACCGGATCATCGACACCGCCGGCATGCGCCGCAAGCCGAAGATGTCGGAAGACGTCGAGTTCTTCTCGGTGCTGAGGGCGCAGGAAGTGCTACGGCGCGCCCATGCCGCCCTCCTGATGGTGGACGCGGCCGACGGCATCACCCATCAGGACCAGCGAATAGCCCGCCTGGCCGCCGATTCGGGCGCGGCGCTGGTAATCCTGGCGAACAAGTGGGACGCGGCCGACCTCGAGCAGCGGGAGCAGACCACGTACGAGCTGGGCGCCAGGCTGGGATTCGCCGGCTGGGCCCCGGTCCTCCGCATCTCGGCCCTCACCGGCGCCCGCCTGCACCGTCTGGGTCCTGCGCTCGAGACGGTGCTCGAGAACCGGTCCCGCCGCATTCCGACCGGCGTCCTCAACCGGCTCATCACCGAGTTGACGGCCGAGCATCCGCCTCCCGTGAGGAGGGGCCGGCGCCCCAGGATCCTCTTCGCCGCGCAATCCCGGTCGGTCCCTCCCACCATCGCCCTGTTCGTCAAGGGAAAGCTCGACCGCCCCTACCTGCGATTCCTGGAGAGGCGCCTCCGCCAGGCCTACGACTTCACGGGCACGCCGGTGCGCATGGTGGTGCGGCGTGGCGGCGGGCGCGCCGGCGGCCGATGA